One Fusarium poae strain DAOMC 252244 chromosome 4, whole genome shotgun sequence DNA window includes the following coding sequences:
- a CDS encoding hypothetical protein (BUSCO:13405at5125): MTSEQLNVIALISGGKDSFFNLIHCIEHGHRIVALANLFPGSGSGSGTLTSDSSSGTYSGVNGIPRGQSPFRQEDATEAGPRTSDHTSPDILSPEGFQHIHPETWVPQPSERHGHDGQDSGEPSETDLNSFMYQTVGHEVLPLYAAATGLPLYRLPITGRAVRHERDYDATVEAQGKDQGDSADETESMLPLLQAIVARHPEANAVCAGAILSTYQRTRVESIALRLGLVPLAYLWQYPILPPPPGAIADDTQLLIDMANAGLEARIIKVASAGLDEDHLWERVSSETGSRRVKSALRKFGSTQGAAALGEGGEFETLVVDGPSSLFRKKISILEQGRKIVREGGGCSWLLLAGARVEDKQDPAPKPTVRVPDLLDPRFKAVFDELPLPLDQLKDTDASAVTGKWVPPTRDTVSSTEDVETQRWFILPDATTGERSIQEETLQVAGKIRVLASEAGIQLSQVISTIIVLRRMSDFPKVNGEYGKLFPKPNPPSRVTISCGDLLPKGVNIAVYLNAPTSKTSQDRNGLHVQSRSYWAPANIGPYSQAIDVPVTAHHQATGLRCISIAGQIPLIPATMLLPNPSEKSHELQIVLSLQHLWRVGQEMKVQWWTSSVAYFPRAASSVEIQRSAQHAGCVWRKAHGSPDEEEEADGGPDLWDLKFNPAYMSLGNDDKTARKAIPDWDALPLRQQNEPETCVPPMFAAEVEELPRQSAVEWHAHNGLSRVEEGSLVLVPPLEVNALGWNTWHSVVTTETATVVYSTVSYAGADGDQSLALSDLKTDMQKVIRESFQRFLHHGPEAVRSKLSMVYADALQVKSIWDSTGDNCETALIPCRSIWSSEGHSVMVVGLFETTLMRGS, encoded by the coding sequence ATGACTTCGGAGCAGCTGAATGTCATTGCCCTAATCTCGGGAGGTAAAGACAGCTTCTTCAATCTGATCCACTGTATAGAGCACGGTCATCGGATCGTAGCTCTTGCAAATCTTTTCCCAGGATCAGGATCAGGATCAGGGACTTTGACATCCGACTCAAGCTCAGGCACATATTCAGGTGTCAACGGTATCCCACGCGGACAATCACCGTTCCGTCAGGAAGACGCCACTGAGGCTGGGCCAAGGACCAGCGACCACACATCCCCTGATATCCTATCTCCAGAGGGCTTCCAGCATATTCATCCGGAGACATGGGTACCTCAGCCTTCCGAAAGACATGGACATGATGGCCAGGACTCCGGGGAGCCTTCCGAAACGGATCTGAACAGTTTCATGTACCAGACTGTCGGGCATGAGGTTCTCCCCCTGTACGCCGCTGCAACTGGGCTGCCACTCTATCGGCTGCCCATCACTGGACGTGCGGTTCGCCACGAGAGGGACTACGATGCCACGGTCGAAGCTCAGGGCAAGGACCAGGGCGATAGCGCCGACGAAACAGAGTCCATGTTGCCCTTGTTACAGGCTATTGTCGCCCGTCATCCAGAGGCCAATGCTGTCTGTGCAGGTGCTATCCTGTCCACCTACCAACGCACCCGTGTTGAGTCAATAGCACTCCGTCTGGGCCTCGTGCCCCTGGCCTACCTATGGCAGTATCCGATCTTGCCACCCCCGCCTGGAGCCATCGCAGACGACACGCAGCTGCTAATCGATATGGCCAATGCTGGACTAGAAGCACGGATCATAAAAGTTGCCAGTGCTGGTCTAGACGAAGACCATCTGTGGGAACGTGTGTCAAGCGAGACTGGTTCACGCCGTGTCAAGAGTGCATTGCGCAAATTTGGCTCGACTCAAGGCGCCGCAGCTTTGGGAGAGGGTGGTGAGTTTGAGACGCTTGTTGTGGATGGTCCTTCCTCACTGTTTAGGAAGAAAATTTCTATCCTGGAACAGGGGCGCAAGATCGTGCGCGAAGGAGGTGGTTGCTCATGGCTGTTGTTGGCTGGTGCGCGGGTAGAGGATAAACAAGATCCTGCACCCAAGCCAACAGTTCGGGTGCCCGATCTCCTCGATCCACGATTCAAGGCTGTGTTCGATGAGCTGCCACTGCCCCTGGACCAGCTGAAGGATACAGACGCCTCAGCAGTTACCGGGAAGTGGGTGCCGCCGACTAGAGATACTGTGTCCTCAACTGAGGATGTCGAAACTCAGCGTTGGTTTATTCTTCCAGACGCCACCACAGGTGAAAGGTCAATCCAAGAGGAGACGCTTCAAGTGGCAGGGAAGATCAGAGTGCTAGCATCAGAAGCTGGTATTCAGCTCTCCCAGGTCATAAGCACTATCATTGTTCTACGGCGCATGTCAGATTTCCCAAAGGTTAATGGTGAGTACGGGAAATTGTTCCCAAAACCAAACCCGCCATCTCGAGTGACTATTTCCTGTGGCGACCTACTACCCAAAGGCGTGAACATTGCTGTCTATCTCAATGCGCCTACATCCAAGACGTCACAAGACCGCAATGGTCTACATGTGCAATCCAGATCCTACTGGGCGCCTGCAAACATAGGTCCATACAGCCAAGCTATTGATGTGCCGGTGACAGCTCACCATCAAGCCACAGGGCTGAGATGCATCTCTATTGCAGGGCAGATACCCCTGATCCCAGCAACAATGCTGTTACCTAACCCATCTGAAAAGTCACACGAGCTCCAGATAGTGCTGTCTCTGCAACACCTCTGGCGAGTAGGCCAAGAGATGAAGGTTCAGTGGTGGACAAGTTCTGTTGCTTATTTCCCACGGGCTGCCTCCTCAGTCGAGATTCAGCGCAGTGCTCAGCATGCAGGATGTGTTTGGAGGAAAGCACATGGGTctccagatgaagaagaggaggctgATGGTGGCCCTGATCTTTGGGACCTAAAGTTCAATCCTGCTTACATGTCACTCGGTAACGATGATAAGACAGCTCGAAAAGCCATTCCTGACTGGGATGCCCTCCCTCTTCGTCAGCAGAATGAGCCTGAGACATGTGTCCCTCCCATGTTTGCCGCTGAAGTCGAAGAGCTACCACGGCAGTCAGCAGTAGAATGGCATGCTCATAACGGCCTTTCGAGAGTTGAAGAGGGCAGCCTTGTGTTGGTTCCTCCTCTTGAAGTCAATGCTCTTGGTTGGAATACATGGCATTCAGTTGTCACCACTGAAACTGCAACTGTTGTATATAGCACGGTGTCATATGCTGGTGCTGATGGGGACCAGTCTTTGGCCCTGAGCGACTTAAAAACAGATATGCAAAAAGTTATCCGTGAGTCTTTCCAGCGATTCCTCCATCATGGGCCGGAGGCTGTACGCAGCAAGCTTTCTATGGTATACGCAGACGCTCTTCAAGTCAAGTCCATCTGGGACAGCACTGGAGACAACTGCGAGACGGCCCTCATTCCTTGCCGATCTATCTGGTCATCTGAGGGACATAGTGTCATGGTTGTGGGTTTGTTCGAAACGACCCTAATGCGTGGTTCATGA
- a CDS encoding hypothetical protein (BUSCO:30731at5125), whose protein sequence is MDSTMMPQAIGQGPFYFYNTESKHDVRQHYPQQQMHMYPMVPTLPSTPVYSRPGSASNSQPPTLYSNGPAVMTPTASPQPMSHKPAILLENEFYENPYFPSTPPLSTSGSTIGSPSACEVLQTPMNPMFSGLDGLDGFKEALEPVETAVLDWSNCGSPPMTPGKQTNPHITNLYLQSQLGKVPSLSNTASDILSTPSLSPSPAPYARSVSTPDLDVDFCDPRNLTVGTGAINSTLAPEFCADEIKVEPKIASQSFDFNPAAHGLPTFEDFSEFDSEDDFVNSLVNLAEQPANASADITRPRACTGSSVVSLGHGSFIGDEDLSFDENEAFQFPSHPSPPSTCASTCASEDCHQNKRVKKSQSEERHCAPVMNVAASAADSGNAPESSNQAAEGSDSGASSGSEGSPAPLPAPANRRGRKQSLTEDPSKTFVCDLCNRRFRRQEHLKRHYRSLHTQEKPFECNECGKKFSRSDNLAQHARTHGSGAIVMNLIDDDSHAYDASMVSAADDYSNYGKVLFQIASEVPGSASELSSDEGSNQDKKKRKRSD, encoded by the exons ATGGATTCCACAATGATGCCCCAGGCCATTGGCCAAGGTCCTTTCTACTTCTACAACACAGAGTCCAAGCATGACGTCCGACAACACTACCCTCAACAACAGATGCACATGTATCCCATGGTCCCTACGTTGCCTTCTACTCCCGTCTACTCACGACCCGGTTCTGCCAGCAACTCTCAGCCTCCCACTCTGTACAGCAATGGCCCTGCCGTCATGACTCCCACTGCCTCGCCTCAGCCAATGTCGCATAAGCCCGCCATTTTGTTGGAGAACGAGTTCTACGAGAACCCTTACTTCCCATCGACACCACCTCTGTCAACCTCTGGCAGCACCATCGGTAGCCCCAGTGCCTGTGAAGTGCTTCAGACTCCCATGAACCCCATGTTCTCAGGTCTCGATGGCCTCGACGGCTTCAAGGAGGCTTTGGAgcctgttgagacagcagtcCTCGACTGGTCGAACTGCGGATCTCCTCCAATGACACCTGGTAAGCAAACAAATCCCCATATCACAAATT TGTACCTCCAATCTCAACTCGGAAAGGTTCCCTCTCTTAGCAACACCGCCAGCGACATCCTGTCCACACCAtctctttctccctctcccGCGCCCTATGCGCGATCTGTCTCTACTCCGGATTTGGACGTTGACTTCTGCGACCCAAGAAACTTGACTGTCGGTACCGGCGCCATCAACAGCACTCTTGCTCCTGAGTTCTGTGCCGACGAGATCAAGGTTGAGCCCAAGATTGCTTCTCAGTCTTTTGACTTCAACCCTGCTGCCCACGGCCTCCCCACCTTTGAAGACTTTTCCGAGTTTGACTCTGAGGACGACTTCGTCAACAGCCTTGTCAACCTTGCTGAGCAGCCTGCCAACGCCTCTGCTGACATCACCCGACCTCGTGCTTGCACTGGTTCTTCAGTCGTTTCTCTCGGCCACGGTAGCTTCATTGGTGACGAGGATCTGTCCTTTGACGAGAACGAGGCTTTCCAGTTCCCTTCCCACCCTAGCCCTCCTTCCACTTGTGCCTCTACCTGTGCTTCTGAGGACTGCCACCAGAACAAGCGAGTCAAGAAGTCTCAGTCTGAGGAACGCCACTGTGCTCCCGTGATGAACGTTGCTGCTTCCGCTGCCGACTCTGGCAACGCCCCGGAATCTTCCAACCAGGCTGCTGAGGGTAGCGACTCCGGCGCCTCCTCTGGTTCCGAGGGTTCTCCTGCTCCTCTCCCTGCTCCTGCCAACCGCCGAGGACGCAAGCAGTCTCTTACTGAGGACCCCTCCAAGACCTTTGTCTGTGATCTTTGCAACCGCCGTTTCCGCCGCCAGGAACACCTCAAGCGCCACTACCGCTCTCTCCACACACAAGAGAAGCCCTTTGAATGCAACGAGTGTGGTAAGAAGTTCTCTCGAAGCGACAACTTGGCTCAGCACGCCCGAACCCACGGCAGCGGTGCCATCGTCATGAACTTGATTGATGATGACTCCCATGCCTACGATGCCTCCATGGTGTCTGCTGCCGacgattatagtaattacgGCAAGGTCCTCTTCCAGATCGCCTCTGAGGTTCCTGGCAGCGCCAGTGAACTTTCCTCGGATGAGGGAAGCAAccaggacaagaagaagcgcaagcgcTCCGACTAA
- a CDS encoding hypothetical protein (TransMembrane:1 (o112-129i)) → MMPTQNKVPWDDRMIEATLVNPLKSSQDMYRITSTKLQLAAPSVPYMKVMTRLTQSLAHHPTSQTNVTAQHPGLPHKIISQMPPRVWGDAENPTDSSHSCTILGEGSVSPPIFLRAHIFGAAGLVALIVDQFRW, encoded by the exons ATGATGCCTACCCAGAACAAGGTTCCCTGGGACGATCGCATGATAGAAGCAACGCTGGTCAATCCTTTGAAGTCCAGTCAAGATATGTACAGAATTACCAGTACCAAG CTGCAGTTGGCCGCTCCATCGGTACCTTACATGAAAGTCATGACGAGACTTACGCAATCCCTCGCTCATC ACCCAACCAGCCAAACTAATGTCACAGCGCAGCACCCGGGTTTGCCGCATAAAATTATTTCTCAGATGCCTCCCAGAGTATGGGGCGATGCTGAGAACCCCACCGACTCTTCACATTCCTGCACTATTCTGGGTGAAGGCAGTGTTAGCCCACCTATATTTCTACGTGCACATATTTTTGGTGCTGCAGGCCTCGTTGCACTTATCGTTGATCAGTTTCGGTGGTAG